A genomic stretch from Microtus pennsylvanicus isolate mMicPen1 chromosome 11, mMicPen1.hap1, whole genome shotgun sequence includes:
- the Iba57 gene encoding iron-sulfur cluster assembly factor IBA57, mitochondrial, which produces MAAVALLRGAAAGRGSPAWHWRPSWIPRRCLAHRSGLLGDNPEDGVAWTCFRLDERALMRVRGPDAAPFLLGLLTNELPLSGPPTGAAQPSARAAYAHFLNVQGRTLYDVILYGLPESTEEASGFLLECDSSVLGTLQKHLSMYKIRRKVTVEPRPELHVWAVLPCAPHIPEAVPLEERVEATTILTRDPRTVRMGWRLLTQDDGPALVPKAQLGDLQDYHMHRYQQGIPEGVCDLPPGVALPLESNLVFMNGVSFTKGCYIGQELTARTHHTGVIRKRLFPVRLEGPLPANGVTPGTLVTVTATGQAAGKFRAGQGHVGLALLRSETIKGPLHIKTSENQQVAVTALVPDWWPTAAK; this is translated from the exons ATGGCAGCCGTGGCGCTGCTCCGGGGCGCGGCTGCGGGGCGCGGCAGCCCGGCCTGGCACTGGAGGCCGAGCTGGATCCCAAGGCGCTGCTTGGCCCATCGCTCCGGTCTTCTCGGCGACAACCCTGAAGACGGTGTAGCCTGGACCTGCTTCCGGCTAGACGAGCGTGCCTTAATGCGCGTGCGCGGCCCGGACGCTGCACCCTTCCTGTTGGGACTATTGACCAATGAGCTGCCGCTTTCGGGTCCTCCAACCGGCGCGGCTCAGCCCTCTGCGCGTGCGGCGTACGCCCACTTCCTGAATGTGCAGGGACGTACGCTGTATGACGTCATCTTGTATGG ACTCCCTGAGAGCACCGAGGAGGCATCAGGCTTTCTCCTGGAGTGTGACAGCTCTGTGCTGGGCACCCTGCAGAAGCACCTGTCCATGTATAAGATCCGGCGGAAGGTCACTGTGGAGCCACGGCCAGAGCTCCACGTGTGGGCTGTGCTACCCTGTGCCCCCCACATCCCTGAGGCTGTACCActagaagagagggtggaagcCACCACCATCCTCACGCGTGACCCCCGGACTGTACGAATGGGGTGGCGGcttctcactcaggatgatggcCCTGCCCTGGTGCCCAAGGCCCAGCTTGGGGACCTCCAAGATTATCACATGCACCGGTACCAGCAAG GCATCCCTGAGGGGGTCTGTGACCTGCCCCCAGGGGTGGCCCTACCCCTGGAGTCCAACCTGGTCTTCATGAATGGTGTGAGCTTCACCAAGGGCTGCTACATTGGGCAGGAGCTGACGGCCCGCACCCACCACACGGGCGTCATCCGCAAGCGCCTCTTCCCTGTGAGGCTTGAAGGCCCCCTGCCTGCCAATGGTGTCACTCCTGGCACCTTAGTGACAGTGACTGCAACAGGACAGGCAGCGGGCAAGTTCAGGGCCGGCCAGGGACATGTGGGACTGGCTTTGCTGCGGTCAGAGACGATCAAGGGTCCTCTCCACATCAAGACCTCCGAGAACCAACAGGTGGCCGTAACTGCCTTGGTGCCGGACTGGTGGCCCACAGCTGCCAAGTAG